The following is a genomic window from Chitinophaga caseinilytica.
AGATCATCCATACCGTGGCGGATAAATGCAACCGTATTTTCCAGGGCGTGGAAGATAAATGAAAAAAGCCCCCGCACGGGAGCCTCGTTCACTTGTACGATTAGCCGGCCATCAGGATTAAAGAAAGAATTGGTTAAAATCGTACAATTGTGGGATGCCGCGGCGCCGGCCGAATGGTTAATTTCCGGCTGCAAAACTTCCACTATGCGTAATTGCAGTTTCCTGTGCCTGATCGTCGCATTTTGCAGCCTGGGATGCAACAGCGGCACAACTCCGGCCAATTTTCAGCAAGAAATATTGATCAATGATCCGGGAATGCACCTGTCGGCAGTCTACCCCGATTCCACCCAATTCCATTTCGAATATCAGGCGGGCGGGATTTCCGGCAGATCACAATCGCTTACATTGTTACCGGCGATTATGCGTGTAAGCTGGTATGATCGCGATTTTGCGTTCGTGACCGTCAGCTGCGGCACTTCCTGCGTTCTTGGGTACCTTCAGCCGTTGAACGGCAGGGATAGCGCACAGCTTTATTTCCAGCCATTGTTTACCGACCGGGAAAAGCAACTGATCGTGAACACGGATGATGGAAAACTGCAGGTCGAGAACTACAGGACACGCCGTCGTGTCTTTTACAAGCATGAACTACCGCCACCTTATGACATGGCATTCATCGACAGCATCCGGCTGGAAGGCCCCTACGCCGTGGTTTATTACAATATCGAGGGGGAACACCGGAAAACTGTCCGTATCAACGTATCGGCGCTCCTGGCCCCTCATTAGCTGGCGGGGGTGTGGGCGGTCAGCCGTTCGCTGCGCCAGTTGCGGTCGTAATACACGAAAAAGTACAGCCAGATGGTGCGGCTCAGGCGCATGAGGAGCGGTTGCATGAATACCAGCAGCACGGCGTTGACGCCCAGCCAGTAGAGCACGCTGTTATCGTGGAGACTAAACCCCAGCAAAACCCACCAGGCCACAAAGGTGGCTACGGACAGGGCGATGGACAGCGCATAGCTGACGTAGCCCGTTCCGAAAAAGAAGCCGGTTTCCGGTTCACTGAGCTGGCCGCATTCGGGGCAGCGTTCGTTCATTTTCATGAAAGCGCCCAGTTTGTAGGGGTTGGATTCTACGAAGAGCCGGCCCCTGCGGCAGCGGGGGCATTTGTTCTGCAGGGCGCTGAGGATTACGTTCGGTTTATGGTCGTTTCTTTCGGCACACATATTTTTCAGTTTAGACTTTTTCTGAATTCTTCCGGCGATTGCCCGGTGTATTTTCTGAAGAACCGCGAGAAGTAGCTGTTATCGGGGAAATTGAGCTCCCCGGCTATTTCGGAGACGGACTTCTGTTCGTTGGTGAGGAGGCGTTTGGCTTCC
Proteins encoded in this region:
- a CDS encoding DUF983 domain-containing protein — encoded protein: MCAERNDHKPNVILSALQNKCPRCRRGRLFVESNPYKLGAFMKMNERCPECGQLSEPETGFFFGTGYVSYALSIALSVATFVAWWVLLGFSLHDNSVLYWLGVNAVLLVFMQPLLMRLSRTIWLYFFVYYDRNWRSERLTAHTPAS